One Amorphoplanes digitatis genomic window carries:
- a CDS encoding gamma-glutamyl-gamma-aminobutyrate hydrolase family protein, with the protein MRPVIGITTYVEPATWGVWHELPTTLVPHDYDAAVTQAGGRAVLIPPDDLDADVLRVLDGLVLSGGADLGPELYGAEPGPLTISRPDRDSGEMLLARAALARDLPILGVCRGMQLLTVAAGGTLHQHLPDVLGHERHRPAPGVYGMHEARFTEGSRIAGLMGEDTRVHCFHHQGVDDPGSLTITGRAEDGTPEAVEDPARRFVLGVQWHPEVTRDKRLFGALVAAAGG; encoded by the coding sequence ATGCGACCCGTCATCGGCATCACCACCTATGTGGAGCCCGCCACCTGGGGTGTCTGGCACGAACTGCCCACCACCCTGGTGCCGCACGACTACGACGCCGCCGTGACCCAGGCCGGCGGCCGGGCCGTCCTGATCCCGCCCGACGATCTCGACGCCGACGTGCTGCGGGTGCTCGACGGGCTGGTGCTCAGCGGCGGCGCCGACCTCGGCCCCGAGCTGTACGGCGCCGAGCCGGGACCGCTGACGATCTCCCGGCCGGACCGGGACTCGGGGGAGATGCTGCTGGCCCGCGCCGCGCTGGCCCGCGACCTGCCCATCCTCGGCGTCTGCCGGGGCATGCAACTGCTGACGGTCGCCGCGGGCGGCACGCTGCACCAGCACCTGCCGGACGTGCTCGGGCACGAGCGGCACCGGCCCGCGCCGGGCGTCTACGGGATGCACGAGGCCCGGTTCACCGAGGGCAGCCGGATCGCCGGCCTGATGGGCGAGGACACCCGGGTGCACTGCTTCCACCACCAGGGTGTCGACGATCCGGGCTCGCTGACGATCACCGGCCGGGCAGAGGACGGCACCCCGGAGGCGGTCGAGGATCCGGCGCGGAGATTCGTGCTCGGCGTGCAGTGGCACCCGGAGGTGACGCGCGACAAGCGGCTGTTCGGCGCCCTGGTGGCCGCCGCCGGGGGCTAA
- a CDS encoding gamma-glutamyl-gamma-aminobutyrate hydrolase family protein, with protein MRRPLIGLTAYAQQATYGAHDQMVGMLPMSYVKAVHASGGRAVLITPDDPGIDVLESLDGIVFAGGGDVDPANWGAAPHPATESDPVRDASELMLMRAALDADLPVLGVCRGLQVMAVATGGSLHQHLPDLVGHERHRAAPGTDPLAAGSSDFGRHDVVLRPGSAARALLGARLTVNSFHHQAVDDPGGFTVVGRCPEDRVVEIIEHRDRYFALGVQWHPERTADLRVFAALVDAAADRSGLGETAIAA; from the coding sequence ATGCGCAGGCCCCTGATCGGATTGACCGCGTACGCCCAGCAGGCGACGTACGGCGCCCACGACCAGATGGTCGGGATGCTGCCGATGTCCTACGTCAAGGCGGTGCACGCCAGCGGCGGCCGCGCGGTCCTGATCACGCCTGACGACCCCGGCATCGACGTGCTCGAGTCGCTCGACGGCATCGTCTTCGCCGGCGGCGGCGACGTCGACCCGGCCAACTGGGGCGCCGCGCCGCACCCCGCCACCGAGTCCGACCCGGTCCGGGACGCCTCCGAGCTGATGCTGATGCGCGCCGCCCTCGACGCCGACCTGCCCGTGCTCGGCGTCTGCCGGGGCCTGCAGGTGATGGCCGTGGCCACCGGCGGCTCCCTGCACCAGCACCTGCCCGACCTGGTCGGCCACGAGCGGCACCGGGCCGCGCCCGGCACCGACCCGCTCGCCGCCGGCTCCTCGGACTTCGGACGCCACGACGTGGTGCTCAGGCCCGGCTCGGCCGCCCGGGCGCTGCTCGGCGCGAGGCTGACCGTGAACTCGTTCCACCACCAGGCGGTCGACGACCCGGGCGGCTTCACCGTCGTCGGGCGGTGCCCGGAGGACCGGGTCGTGGAGATCATCGAGCACCGCGACCGGTACTTCGCCCTCGGCGTGCAGTGGCACCCGGAGCGCACCGCCGACCTGCGCGTCTTCGCGGCCCTGGTCGACGCCGCGGCCGACCGGTCCGGCCTGGGCGAGACCGCGATCGCGGCCTGA
- a CDS encoding HD domain-containing protein, whose amino-acid sequence MTSQVLDLALTESSLRPLPGPAAELLRELDAPPRLGAHLRIVHDVAWSLTDALGRRRPDLEFDTTAVLFGAATHDIGKVVHVEELSAPGHAHEEAGRDLLLRYGVPAHLARFAGSHASWDDPHVTLDDLLVSLADKVWRAARVEDLEKLVCARLGGAPWEAFLELDDVLRQLAAGADARLAFQAAYPITA is encoded by the coding sequence GTGACGTCCCAGGTACTCGATCTGGCCCTGACCGAATCGTCGCTGCGCCCGCTTCCCGGGCCGGCCGCCGAGCTGCTGCGTGAGCTGGACGCCCCGCCGCGGCTTGGCGCGCACCTGCGGATCGTGCACGACGTGGCGTGGTCGCTCACCGACGCCCTGGGACGCCGCCGGCCGGACCTGGAGTTCGACACCACCGCGGTGCTGTTCGGCGCCGCGACGCACGACATCGGCAAGGTCGTGCACGTCGAGGAGCTCTCCGCGCCCGGCCACGCGCACGAGGAGGCGGGCCGCGACCTGCTCCTGCGGTACGGCGTGCCGGCGCACCTGGCGCGTTTCGCGGGCAGCCACGCGTCCTGGGACGACCCGCACGTCACCCTCGACGACCTGCTGGTGAGCCTCGCGGACAAGGTGTGGCGGGCGGCCCGGGTGGAGGACCTGGAGAAGCTGGTCTGCGCCCGGTTGGGCGGGGCGCCGTGGGAGGCGTTCCTGGAGCTGGACGACGTGCTCCGGCAGCTCGCGGCGGGCGCGGACGCCCGGCTCGCGTTCCAGGCGGCGTACCCGATCACGGCCTGA
- a CDS encoding SpoIIE family protein phosphatase, which yields MRASADGAQPERLRAAFERGGEMGGRMLELDWAATPLGEPAGWAPELVGAVCTMLASKAQIVLFWGPEYCALYNDAYLPTMGGKHPGHLARPGREMWAETWSVLEELFHDVVARDESFYAADHLFMLERYGFLEETYFDVSYDPIRRGDGSVGGVFCIVSDTTRRVLADRRVRTLSALGSRLADSPDQAALGIQVARVLGENEADVPFAALYLDDPEDGGELTLAGVCGLPTSASWPIGAEARRVVDAVMNSHQPGTLPVADLADPPPASAAPEALVLPVGAGTGDAGVLVVGVSRFLAMDRGYRDFLDLATAQISRAVANLRAYEQERRRAAELAALDAAKTNFFSNVSHEFRTPLTLILGPLEELLAGAGLTDDQRERLLPMQRNGLRLLKLVNTVLDFSRLESGRLSAAYRPTDLADYTARLASTFRSAAERAGLRLDVDCPPLSAPVYVDREMWEKIVFNLLSNAVKFTPAGGISIRVAEREGCAVLEVTDTGVGISAAEQRLLFDRFHRVTGAWSRSHEGTGIGLALVRELAELHDGTATARSEPGAGSTFTVVIPFGTAHLPADRVIDKGTTAAPDEQARLYVEEAHWWLDETPPAPAEPGEVQDARRGRVLLVDDNADLRDHVARLLRPYWDVTAAVDGVDALDRALAEHFDLVLTDVMMPRLDGFGLIKALRANERTRDVPIVVLSARAGEESSVEGLSAGADDYLVKPFSVRDLTARVRANLELGQARRQIISRLRGLVDAAAAVDTVRTTAEVLDVAARHVRAMTSAGRVVITAPGARAELDGGAAADAAVVVLPLPDTSGAALGELSVWSGTDGPPEPALLTQLARLIGLRLENARLYEAEHRIASTLQHSLLPHSLPRVPGAIVGSRYLPGSTEAEVGGDWYDVFLAPDDSLFLVIGDVVGKGVQAAAGMGQLRNALRAYILEGFDCGESLTRLNRLVDNLGGHQFATVVCVRFDPRTRRLHYSSAGHPSPMVAAPGEEGELLYAKALGPPIGALGDVSYPTHESELAPGQRLLLYTDGLIEDRRRGIDAGLAELRTELAKPAEHVEDLLDSLLAGAARQTRRDDIALLVLQATEPREFVLRLPADPTRLRVLRRRLEDFLAANGVPENDVFDLTVAVSEAAANAIEHPVEPVEAVITVEVSVGDDAVTATVRDTGSWKPATAAGFRGRGLALIGALSQLSVDRSEAGTAVTLRRPISRD from the coding sequence ATGCGGGCGAGCGCGGACGGCGCCCAGCCGGAGCGGCTGCGAGCGGCGTTCGAGCGCGGTGGCGAGATGGGCGGCCGCATGCTCGAGCTGGACTGGGCGGCGACGCCGCTCGGCGAGCCGGCCGGCTGGGCGCCGGAGCTGGTCGGCGCCGTCTGCACGATGCTCGCCTCCAAGGCGCAGATCGTTCTCTTCTGGGGCCCGGAGTACTGCGCGCTCTACAACGACGCCTACCTGCCGACCATGGGCGGCAAGCACCCCGGCCACCTGGCCCGCCCGGGCCGGGAGATGTGGGCCGAGACCTGGTCGGTGCTGGAGGAGCTCTTCCACGACGTGGTGGCCCGCGACGAGTCGTTCTACGCCGCCGACCACCTGTTCATGCTGGAGCGCTACGGCTTCCTCGAGGAGACGTACTTCGACGTCTCCTACGACCCGATCCGGCGCGGCGACGGCAGCGTCGGCGGCGTCTTCTGCATCGTCAGCGACACCACCCGCCGGGTGCTCGCCGACCGGCGCGTGCGTACGCTCAGCGCTCTCGGCTCCCGGCTGGCCGACTCGCCCGACCAGGCCGCGCTCGGCATCCAGGTCGCGCGGGTCCTCGGCGAGAACGAGGCGGACGTGCCGTTCGCCGCCCTCTACCTCGACGATCCCGAGGACGGCGGCGAGCTGACCCTGGCCGGGGTCTGCGGCCTGCCGACGTCCGCGTCCTGGCCGATCGGCGCCGAGGCGCGGCGGGTCGTCGACGCGGTCATGAACTCACACCAGCCGGGCACCCTTCCGGTCGCCGACCTGGCCGACCCGCCACCGGCGTCCGCCGCGCCCGAGGCGCTCGTGCTGCCGGTCGGCGCCGGCACCGGCGACGCCGGGGTGCTGGTCGTCGGGGTCAGCCGCTTCCTGGCGATGGACCGCGGTTACCGGGACTTCCTCGACCTGGCCACCGCACAGATCTCCCGCGCGGTGGCCAACCTGCGTGCGTACGAGCAGGAACGCCGGCGGGCCGCGGAGCTGGCCGCCCTTGACGCGGCGAAGACGAACTTCTTCTCGAACGTGAGCCACGAGTTCCGCACGCCGCTGACCCTGATCCTCGGTCCGCTCGAGGAGCTGCTCGCCGGTGCCGGCCTCACCGACGACCAGCGGGAGCGCCTGCTGCCGATGCAGCGCAACGGACTGCGGCTGCTCAAGCTGGTCAACACGGTGCTCGACTTTTCCCGGCTGGAGTCCGGCCGGCTCAGCGCCGCGTACCGGCCCACCGACCTGGCCGACTACACCGCCCGGCTGGCCAGCACGTTCCGCTCCGCGGCCGAGCGGGCGGGGCTGCGGCTCGACGTCGACTGCCCGCCGCTGTCCGCGCCGGTGTACGTCGACCGTGAGATGTGGGAGAAGATCGTCTTCAACCTGCTCTCGAACGCGGTGAAGTTCACGCCCGCCGGCGGCATCTCGATACGCGTCGCCGAGCGCGAGGGCTGCGCCGTTCTCGAGGTCACCGACACCGGCGTCGGCATCTCCGCCGCGGAGCAGCGGCTGCTGTTCGACCGCTTCCACCGGGTCACCGGTGCCTGGTCCCGCAGCCACGAGGGCACGGGCATCGGCCTGGCCCTGGTCCGCGAGCTGGCCGAGCTGCACGACGGCACGGCGACCGCGCGCAGCGAGCCGGGCGCCGGCAGCACGTTCACGGTCGTGATCCCGTTCGGGACGGCGCACCTGCCCGCCGACCGGGTCATCGACAAGGGCACCACGGCCGCGCCGGACGAGCAGGCCCGCCTCTACGTCGAGGAGGCGCACTGGTGGCTGGACGAGACGCCGCCCGCGCCGGCCGAGCCGGGCGAGGTGCAGGACGCCCGCCGGGGCCGGGTGCTGCTGGTGGACGACAACGCCGATCTGCGCGATCACGTCGCCCGGCTGCTCCGGCCGTACTGGGACGTCACGGCCGCGGTGGACGGCGTCGACGCGCTGGACCGGGCCCTGGCGGAGCATTTCGACCTGGTGCTGACGGACGTGATGATGCCGCGGCTGGACGGCTTCGGCCTGATCAAGGCGCTGCGGGCCAACGAGCGCACCCGGGACGTGCCGATCGTGGTGCTCTCCGCCCGGGCCGGCGAGGAGTCCTCCGTGGAGGGTCTCTCGGCCGGCGCTGACGACTACCTGGTCAAGCCGTTCTCGGTGCGTGACTTGACCGCGCGGGTCCGGGCCAACCTGGAGCTGGGCCAGGCACGCCGGCAGATCATCAGCCGGCTGCGCGGGCTCGTCGACGCGGCCGCGGCGGTCGACACCGTACGCACCACCGCCGAGGTGCTCGACGTCGCCGCCCGGCACGTGCGGGCGATGACCTCGGCGGGCCGCGTGGTGATCACCGCGCCGGGCGCCCGGGCCGAGCTGGACGGCGGTGCCGCCGCGGACGCCGCGGTCGTCGTCCTGCCGCTGCCGGACACGTCCGGTGCGGCGCTCGGCGAGCTGAGCGTCTGGTCCGGTACCGACGGCCCGCCCGAGCCGGCGCTGCTGACCCAGCTCGCCCGGCTCATCGGCCTGCGGCTGGAGAACGCCCGGCTCTACGAGGCGGAGCACCGCATCGCCAGCACGCTCCAGCACAGCCTGCTGCCGCACTCGCTGCCGCGGGTGCCCGGTGCGATAGTGGGCAGCCGCTATCTGCCCGGCAGCACCGAGGCCGAGGTCGGCGGCGACTGGTACGACGTCTTCCTGGCGCCGGACGACTCGCTCTTCCTGGTGATCGGGGACGTGGTCGGCAAGGGCGTGCAGGCCGCGGCCGGCATGGGGCAGCTCCGGAACGCGCTGCGGGCGTACATCCTGGAGGGGTTCGACTGCGGCGAGTCGCTGACCCGGCTCAACCGGCTGGTGGACAACCTCGGCGGGCACCAGTTCGCGACCGTCGTCTGCGTCCGCTTCGACCCGCGCACCCGGAGGCTGCACTACTCCTCGGCCGGGCACCCGTCGCCGATGGTGGCCGCGCCGGGCGAGGAGGGCGAGCTGCTCTATGCGAAGGCCCTCGGGCCGCCGATCGGGGCGCTCGGCGACGTCAGCTACCCCACCCACGAGTCGGAGCTGGCTCCCGGGCAGCGGCTGCTGCTCTACACCGACGGGCTGATCGAGGACCGGCGCCGGGGCATCGACGCGGGCCTGGCCGAGCTGCGTACCGAGCTGGCCAAGCCGGCCGAGCACGTCGAGGACCTGCTGGACAGCCTGCTGGCCGGCGCCGCGCGGCAGACCCGCCGCGACGACATCGCGCTGCTGGTGCTGCAGGCCACCGAGCCGCGCGAGTTCGTGCTGCGGCTGCCCGCCGACCCGACCCGGCTGCGCGTGCTGCGGCGCCGGCTCGAGGACTTCCTGGCCGCGAACGGCGTGCCCGAGAACGACGTCTTCGACCTGACCGTCGCGGTCTCGGAGGCCGCGGCGAACGCGATCGAGCACCCCGTCGAGCCCGTCGAGGCGGTGATCACAGTGGAGGTGTCCGTCGGCGACGACGCGGTGACGGCGACCGTACGGGACACCGGTAGCTGGAAGCCGGCCACCGCGGCCGGCTTCCGCGGGCGCGGGCTGGCGCTGATCGGCGCGCTGTCGCAGCTGTCGGTCGACCGCTCGGAGGCCGGCACGGCCGTGACCCTGCGGCGGCCGATCAGCCGGGACTGA
- a CDS encoding STAS domain-containing protein → MDQDGAETIFSVSTSTDGDRATVVVSGEVDMSTADAMFEAATGAGFGGVVLDLRDVTFFDSAAIHALVRLAERYPGALEVIPSRQVHRVLDISGLASQPWLLQRG, encoded by the coding sequence GTGGATCAAGATGGCGCCGAGACGATCTTCTCGGTCAGCACCTCGACGGACGGCGACCGGGCCACCGTGGTGGTCAGCGGCGAGGTCGACATGTCCACGGCCGATGCCATGTTCGAGGCCGCGACCGGCGCCGGCTTCGGCGGCGTCGTCCTCGACCTGCGCGATGTCACGTTCTTCGACTCCGCCGCGATCCACGCGCTGGTCAGGCTCGCGGAGCGCTATCCGGGCGCCCTCGAGGTGATCCCGTCGCGACAGGTGCACCGGGTGCTCGACATCTCCGGCCTGGCAAGCCAGCCCTGGCTGCTCCAGCGCGGCTGA
- the map gene encoding type I methionyl aminopeptidase produces MTVRAPLVPGKQSPWRAVPPQITRPEYVGKKRPAQWRGSHVQTPEIIERMRVAGRIAAQATQLAGEHCKPGVTTDEIDRVVHEFLCDHRAYPSTLGYKGFPKSCCTSLNEVICHGIPDSTVLEDGDIVNVDVTAYIDGVHGDTDATFCVGDVSDEARLLVERTHEAMMRGIRAVAPGRQINAIGRVIEAYARRFGYGVVRDFTGHGIGETFHSGLYIPHYDNPRLDVVMEPGMTFTIEPMITLGTHEYETWDDGWTVVTKDRKWTAQFEHTLVVTEEGYEILTLP; encoded by the coding sequence ATGACCGTTCGCGCCCCTCTCGTGCCGGGAAAGCAGTCGCCGTGGCGGGCGGTGCCGCCGCAGATCACCCGCCCCGAGTACGTCGGGAAGAAGCGCCCGGCCCAGTGGCGCGGCTCGCACGTGCAGACCCCCGAGATCATCGAGCGGATGCGCGTCGCCGGGCGGATCGCCGCGCAGGCGACCCAGCTCGCCGGTGAGCACTGCAAACCGGGCGTGACGACCGACGAGATCGACCGGGTGGTGCACGAGTTCCTCTGCGACCACCGGGCGTACCCGTCGACGCTGGGCTACAAGGGCTTCCCCAAGTCGTGCTGCACCTCGCTCAACGAGGTCATCTGCCACGGCATCCCCGACTCGACGGTGCTCGAGGACGGGGACATCGTCAACGTCGACGTGACCGCGTACATCGACGGGGTGCACGGCGACACCGACGCGACGTTCTGCGTCGGCGACGTCAGCGACGAGGCCCGGCTGCTGGTCGAGCGCACCCACGAGGCGATGATGCGCGGCATCCGGGCGGTCGCGCCCGGTCGGCAGATCAACGCCATCGGCCGGGTCATCGAGGCGTACGCGCGCCGCTTCGGCTACGGCGTGGTCCGCGACTTCACCGGCCACGGCATCGGCGAGACGTTCCACAGCGGGCTGTACATCCCGCACTACGACAACCCGCGGCTCGACGTGGTGATGGAGCCCGGGATGACCTTCACCATCGAGCCGATGATCACCCTCGGCACCCACGAGTACGAGACGTGGGACGACGGCTGGACGGTCGTCACCAAGGATCGCAAGTGGACCGCGCAGTTCGAGCACACGCTGGTGGTGACCGAGGAGGGTTACGAGATCCTGACCCTGCCGTGA
- a CDS encoding VIT1/CCC1 transporter family protein, with product MTTPEHHADVSGGWLRAATFGAMDGLVTNIALIAGVGGGGVGRQALVLTGVAGLVAGAISMGIGEYTSVRTQNDQVAAELDKERHELRVNPEGEADELVGMWTARGLPEPLARQVADVLKANPEQALRVHAQEELGVVPDELPSPLTAAVSSFGCFAVGAVVPLLPYLLGFDSLAAALLAGGAGLFAAGVLFARFTGRAWWRGGLWQLALGAAAAGATYVVGALIGVGVA from the coding sequence GTGACGACGCCCGAGCATCACGCGGACGTCTCCGGCGGCTGGCTGCGCGCGGCCACCTTCGGCGCGATGGACGGCCTGGTCACCAACATCGCCCTGATCGCCGGCGTCGGCGGTGGCGGCGTCGGCCGGCAGGCGCTGGTCCTCACCGGCGTGGCCGGCCTGGTGGCGGGCGCGATCTCGATGGGCATCGGCGAGTACACCAGCGTCCGCACCCAGAACGACCAGGTCGCGGCGGAGCTGGACAAGGAGCGGCACGAGCTGCGGGTCAACCCGGAGGGCGAGGCCGACGAGCTGGTCGGCATGTGGACCGCCCGAGGGCTGCCCGAGCCGCTCGCACGCCAGGTGGCCGACGTGCTGAAGGCGAACCCGGAGCAGGCGCTGCGGGTGCACGCGCAGGAGGAGCTCGGCGTCGTCCCGGACGAGCTGCCCAGCCCGCTCACGGCCGCGGTGTCCTCGTTCGGGTGCTTCGCGGTCGGCGCCGTGGTGCCGCTGCTGCCGTACCTGCTGGGCTTCGACAGCCTGGCCGCCGCCCTCCTGGCCGGCGGCGCGGGCCTGTTCGCGGCCGGGGTCCTGTTCGCGCGCTTCACCGGCCGCGCCTGGTGGCGCGGCGGCCTGTGGCAGCTGGCGCTCGGCGCCGCGGCGGCCGGCGCGACCTATGTGGTCGGTGCGCTGATCGGCGTCGGCGTCGCCTAG
- a CDS encoding nucleotidyltransferase domain-containing protein, with protein sequence MSQDEYDLANPRWHLATRLRDVILRRWSADVRAIGVHGSMAHGDDSDSSDLNLQVVTYKPNAGPHATLRRVDGILVDLSVGSADDSMRRATELTPRWPLEADRYLTTRDLYDPRGWFGGQRDAHLARLAETRPAEFSGLARRNWCVASAAHARAVRLAEWYEIDAALVLLAEARLHAAMVAGLLSRTYFRNRADAVKRTGLAGADATELAAVLHTQAEELTARGRPVDGPLGALFE encoded by the coding sequence GTGTCGCAGGACGAGTACGACCTGGCCAACCCCCGCTGGCACCTGGCCACCCGGCTCCGTGACGTGATACTGCGCCGCTGGTCGGCCGACGTGCGGGCCATCGGCGTGCACGGATCGATGGCGCACGGCGACGACTCCGACAGCAGCGACCTCAACCTCCAGGTCGTCACGTACAAGCCGAACGCCGGGCCGCACGCCACCCTGCGCCGGGTCGACGGCATCCTGGTCGACCTCAGCGTCGGCAGCGCCGACGACAGCATGCGCCGGGCCACGGAGCTGACCCCGCGCTGGCCGCTGGAGGCGGACCGCTACCTGACCACCCGCGACCTGTACGACCCGCGCGGCTGGTTCGGCGGGCAGCGCGACGCGCACCTGGCCCGGCTCGCCGAGACCCGGCCGGCCGAGTTCTCCGGGCTCGCCCGGCGCAACTGGTGCGTGGCCTCGGCCGCGCACGCCCGGGCGGTACGGCTGGCCGAGTGGTACGAGATCGACGCCGCCCTGGTCCTGCTGGCCGAGGCGCGGCTGCACGCCGCCATGGTCGCCGGCCTGCTCAGCCGCACGTACTTCCGCAACCGGGCCGACGCGGTCAAGCGCACCGGCCTCGCCGGGGCCGACGCCACCGAGCTGGCCGCGGTCCTGCACACGCAGGCGGAGGAGCTGACCGCCCGGGGCCGCCCGGTCGACGGCCCGCTGGGCGCCCTCTTCGAATAA
- a CDS encoding DUF4439 domain-containing protein, translated as MSEQLTAALAAEEAAIYAYGILGVRLTGEGDLTEARAAEAAHRARRDALISRLSALKASAAPAPAGYELPFEVTDRAAALKLAIQVEDGVAQAWRAVLPASEGADRATALNALIESAVRATRWRRLAEVTPATMAWPGKA; from the coding sequence ATGAGTGAACAGCTCACTGCCGCTTTGGCCGCGGAAGAGGCGGCCATCTACGCGTACGGGATTCTCGGGGTGCGGCTGACCGGCGAGGGTGACCTGACCGAGGCCCGCGCGGCCGAGGCGGCGCACCGGGCCCGGCGGGACGCGCTGATCAGCCGCCTGTCGGCGCTGAAGGCGAGCGCCGCGCCCGCGCCGGCCGGCTACGAACTGCCGTTCGAGGTCACCGACCGGGCCGCCGCGCTGAAGCTGGCCATCCAGGTCGAGGACGGCGTCGCGCAGGCGTGGCGCGCGGTGCTGCCGGCCAGCGAGGGCGCCGACCGGGCGACCGCGCTGAACGCATTGATCGAGTCCGCCGTCCGCGCGACCCGGTGGCGGCGCCTCGCCGAGGTCACCCCGGCGACGATGGCCTGGCCGGGAAAGGCCTGA